A single genomic interval of Selenomonadales bacterium harbors:
- a CDS encoding iron ABC transporter permease, producing MTARSAVRPLPRDLRAAKKILVLLLALGLLGTVAIASLRFGSLSFATQDILQALLGAEDTLAKVVVLDVRLPRMLLALMVGANLALSGALLQAVMRNPLADPGLTGVSTGAALAGVTIMLALPQFGALVPFAAFVGGAIACALVFALAWKRGIEPIRIILAGVAVNAVFGGGTSLLSILYSDRIQGILMWLNGSIAGRSWYHVRMLAPYTAVGLVVALLCIKAANLLQLGDDAARNLGLNVNLARTALSFVAAFLAGISVSTVGLIGFIGLIVPHVCRLLIGSDYKFMLPLSAILGALLLIVADASARTIFRPVELPVGIIMAVVGGPFFLYLLRKGGSYRV from the coding sequence ATGACAGCAAGAAGTGCCGTGCGTCCATTACCTCGCGACTTAAGGGCCGCGAAAAAGATACTGGTTCTGCTGCTAGCGTTAGGCCTACTTGGCACTGTGGCTATCGCCTCGCTCCGTTTCGGTAGCTTAAGCTTTGCGACGCAGGACATCTTGCAGGCTTTGCTTGGTGCCGAAGATACTTTAGCCAAGGTTGTCGTCCTAGACGTACGTCTCCCCCGCATGCTACTAGCGCTTATGGTTGGGGCTAACCTTGCTCTCTCCGGCGCTCTCCTGCAGGCAGTGATGAGAAACCCTTTGGCAGACCCCGGTCTAACCGGGGTCTCCACAGGTGCGGCCCTAGCTGGCGTTACCATTATGTTGGCATTGCCCCAGTTTGGGGCTTTAGTTCCCTTTGCCGCGTTTGTAGGTGGCGCAATTGCCTGCGCACTGGTCTTCGCGCTCGCCTGGAAGCGCGGCATCGAGCCAATTCGCATCATCTTGGCCGGTGTTGCGGTGAACGCAGTCTTTGGCGGCGGCACATCGCTTCTTTCAATCCTCTATAGCGACCGCATCCAAGGCATTTTAATGTGGCTTAACGGCAGTATCGCCGGGCGCAGTTGGTACCACGTGCGCATGCTCGCGCCTTACACGGCTGTAGGGTTGGTGGTTGCCTTACTCTGCATTAAGGCAGCTAACTTGCTGCAGCTAGGCGACGACGCAGCGCGCAATCTGGGTCTTAATGTAAATCTCGCCAGAACGGCCTTGTCATTTGTCGCGGCTTTTCTCGCCGGCATTTCTGTGTCTACCGTAGGCTTAATTGGCTTTATCGGCCTGATTGTGCCCCATGTCTGTCGCCTGCTTATCGGCTCTGACTATAAATTTATGTTGCCGCTCAGTGCCATCCTAGGCGCGTTGCTGCTAATCGTCGCAGACGCGAGTGCTAGGACTATCTTCCGCCCTGTCGAGCTACCGGTTGGCATCATTATGGCCGTTGTGGGCGGACCGTTCTTCCTCTATTTACTGCGTAAAGGGGGCTCGTATCGCGTATGA